The DNA region TTACCAAGAAAGGTAAAATTGTTTTATCCGTATCAGAAAAGAGAGATGGATCAATTGAGGTATCGGTACAAGATACTGGTATTGGTATAGAAAAGGAAAATTTTGATAAGGTTTTTGATAAATTTTACCAAGTTGATTCTTCTGCTACCAGAGAAGCGCAAGGAACCGGTTTAGGGTTATATATTTCTAAAGTTATAGTAGAAATGATGAATGGAAAAATATGGGTAGAGAGTAAACTTGGGAAAGGAAGTAGGTTTTGTTTTACATTACCAAAAGTAATAAATAAAATATCATGATAACTTATTTGCTTATATTACTAAATCTCATTACTGTCGCAATCCTTATTGTTTTTCTTCTGCGTAAAAAAAATAATAATCAGGAAATTATTCTTTTGGCGCGTGAATTAAAGTTATTGAGGGATAAATTAGAGCAAGTTGATGAAAGTAAGCGTGAATTTATTGATATTGTAACTCATGAGCTTAATACTCCTATAGCTATGATTTCCGGCTATTTATCAATGATACTTGAATTTCCTGAAGAGGAAGTAAAGCCAGGCGTTATGAATTTAGCTAAAAGGTCTTTTGAGGCTACTAGAAGGATATCAAGGGTTGTTCAGGGATTAATCACATCATCTGAATCAATAGGGGAGGAAAAATCCCAGACTATACAGATTGAAGACTTAATAGAAAAATCTATTGAAGATTTTTCGCAGATTGCCAAAGATCATGGTATTGAATTAGTTTATGATCTTCCAAAAATGCTGCCGCTTCCTTTAATAGCAGCTAAGCCGTTAAGTACTAAAATTATAATTTCAAATTTAGTTGATAATGCATTAAAATTTACAAAAAAGGGTAGAATTACGATAGATACAGAGGTTAAAGATCAGGAAATGTTTGTGAAAGTTTCGGATACAGGAGTAGGTATTAGTAAGAAAAATCAAAGCAAAATATTTGATAAATTCTTTCAGGTAGACAGTTCTCGTACTAGAGCAGCTGGAGGCATGGGCATAGGTTTATATTTGGTTAAAAATATGGTTGAAAAGCAAGGCGGCAAAATTTGGGTGGAGAGTGAAATAGGCAAAGGAACTTCTTTTTATTTTACACTTCCATTAGCCCCCTAAAATTACAACAGCTTGATTTTTAGTATTCGTTAATTTACTATAAATATAAGGAGAAGAGGATGCCAGAGAAAAAGGAAAAAATATTGATAGTAGAAGATGATAAGTCTCTAAGAGAGATGTATCAACTTAGACTCTCTCTTAATGGTTATGATGTGCTCGAGGCAAGTGACGGTGAAGAGGGTTTAGACGTGGCTATTAAAGAAAAACCGGACTTAATATTACTTGATATAATGATGCCTAAAATGTCAGGTATGGACGTATTGGATATTCTAAAATCAACGCCTGAAACAAAAGATATCCCTATAGTTGTATTGACGGCTCTAGCAGAAGAAAACGTAAAGGCCAAAGGCTTGGTATATGGGGCTGAAGACTTTTTGATAAAATCACAAATTATGCCTGGTCAGGTTGTTGAGAAAATAGAAAAAGTTTTAGCAAAGAAAAAACAGAACCAGAAAAAACAATAAAATTTTCGTTTATTTAATACCCCTTTAAAGGGGTATTATTATATTAGCGCTAGGTTTAAAAGCTGTTTCATATTTGCTTATTTTATAGTAAAATTAAGCCATGGAAAGAATACTTACTAAAAATTTAAATAATCATATAGGCAAAGAAGTTACTTTGTATGGTTGGGTTAACGGACGCAGGGACCACGGCAAAATTATTTTTATAGATATAAGGGATAGGAGTGGGTTGGCTCAGATAGTTTTTATACCTCAAAACGAGGATGCTTATAAAATTGGTGATGACTTAAGAGATGAATATGTTATTTCTATTTCCGGTATTGTCAATAAAAGGCCATCAGGAATGATTAATCCTAAAATACCTTCAGGTGAAGTTGAAATAGAAGCGAAGAGCGCCACAATATTATCTAAATCCAAAACACTGCCGCTTAATATTCATGAAGACGGTTACGAAATTAATGAAGAACTTCGTTGGAAATATCGTTATCTTGATATGCGTAGAACAAGAGTTGTTAA from bacterium CG_4_10_14_0_2_um_filter_33_32 includes:
- a CDS encoding response regulator, with protein sequence MPEKKEKILIVEDDKSLREMYQLRLSLNGYDVLEASDGEEGLDVAIKEKPDLILLDIMMPKMSGMDVLDILKSTPETKDIPIVVLTALAEENVKAKGLVYGAEDFLIKSQIMPGQVVEKIEKVLAKKKQNQKKQ